A window from Plasmodium chabaudi chabaudi strain AS genome assembly, chromosome: 11 encodes these proteins:
- a CDS encoding ATP-dependent DNA helicase UvrD, putative translates to MALENEGNSCNDSISVDEDDTDKINDDIINQILFRNLSEEQMKIVQVPLDYNLCIIACPGSGKTSTLTARIIKSIIERKKSIVCITFTNYSAKDLKEKIIKKINCLIDLCTGKDIQNKLFNRNKNIGGTKIRNKKYDINKTMYKNKFKVLDTTIFIGTIHSFCRYILLKYKGEFKILTESINSNVIKMAFNNFCNSTMYKNCLVQGDGKTPNDPSIINKSDSTFNLSHFINCMKNNISKNEEKKLEDEAIQSEGEDEEEDEYFFNYLYNFNSSMDKGNLEQLGEVKCILKKKEILFLKKKIKLLKYVELYNMTNIEVNDIEKKFYENYKKIFEAEKYIYYDFDDLLIETYKLMKDNIPIRNKILEEWNYMFCDEFQDINTTQFNILQFFANIQYDVKPTMDNEFGDDDMNIFVENDPSKFIKKRSKNSKLQNNKRNKTKTSITVIGDDDQSIYAFRGAHASVFKKIIKECNCLLFKLSTNFRSTKEIVRISNNLILNNGSCRINKKIYTNNIPGQKATFEIFKTNDDQISYVLAQIIFLKKIYNLKFSDFAILSRTNKTLKETLINMNKYEIKKKSLKMFREFCKNLENKNIPSDTHENSSKNEKQYESTTGNMTNVKSQEDSVSSKKEVPSDKMKEEWSEVNIGTFNIPIKELNKKKSFFGSKEIIQLITLLRFLINVNDDVVFLKSFKIIKNSKLIKIIIHKLANNHIGQTHNAKDNNNRNNHRNKSSKENMPLFEKVKTISQLYILSKRKELSTDQLAILNIFTENEIRVILDFFFVVNHFLNICSKHNSVYTLVMDILKKTNFIKKIMKKIEESAENAANTMNDEQSDLVNDNNNSSHMENATNCKSENDISTVSHKSGIENNSKEKESAHIKNGVNTVDYQNAHGKKRTFEECNDNAEIINNNNKENPNIINELEIKNNLKALFNINEEDYNHSQIQNIFIFLEITREYKPNLMEQTCYDCLICFLNDFKNNMHEKLLIEKVTLTTIHKSKGLEWKVVFIINVIEGEIPHVSANNNEIIEERKIFYVGITRAKYILYLLCYVQNTHMSEKNTISRFIYQMKI, encoded by the coding sequence atggcTTTAGAAAACGAGGGTAACAGTTGTAACGACTCCATAAGTGTTGATGAAGATGATACagacaaaataaatgatgatataatTAATCAGATTTTGTTTAGAAATTTATCGGAAgaacaaatgaaaattgtACAGGTACCTTTggattataatttatgtattattgCATGTCCAGGGTCAGGAAAAACATCCACTTTAACAGCTCGTATTATTAAGAGTATAATAGAAAGGAAAAAATCAATTGTCTGTATAACATTCACAAATTATTCTGCTAAagatttaaaagaaaaaataataaaaaaaataaattgctTGATAGATTTATGTACAGGCAAGGATATCCAAAACAAACTTTTCAacagaaataaaaacattggGGGTACCAAAAttcgaaataaaaaatatgatattaataaaacaatgtataaaaataaattcaaaGTTTTAGACACAACAATATTTATAGGAACTATTCATTCATTCTGTagatatatacttttaaaatataaaggagagtttaaaatattaaccgaatcaataaatagtaatgtaataaaaatggctTTTAATAACTTTTGTAATTCAACcatgtataaaaattgtttagtTCAAGGGGATGGTAAAACCCCAAATGATCCCTCTATAATTAATAAGAGTGATAGCACATTTAATCTTTCCCATTTTATCAATTGTATGAAGAATAATATAAGTAAGAACGAAGAAAAGAAATTAGAGGACGAAGCGATACAATCGGAGGGCGAagatgaagaagaagatgaatatttttttaattatttatacaattttaatagttCTATGGATAAGGGTAACTTAGAACAATTGGGTGAAGttaaatgtatattaaaaaaaaaagaaatactttttttaaaaaaaaaaataaaattattaaaatatgttgaaTTGTATAATATGACAAATATTGAAGTAAATGATATTGAAAagaaattttatgaaaattataaaaaaattttcgaagcagaaaaatatatttattacgATTTTGATGACTTATTAATagaaacatataaattgaTGAAAGACAATATACCAAtacgaaataaaatattggaAGAATGGAATTACATGTTCTGTGATGAATTTCAGGATATAAATACAACACAATTTAATATTCTTCAATTCTTTGCTAACATACAATATGATGTTAAACCTACTATGGATAACGAGTTTGGTGATGAtgatatgaatatttttgttgaGAATGATCCAAGtaaattcataaaaaagcgttctaaaaatagtaaactacaaaataataaacgaAATAAGACAAAGACAAGTATTACTGTCATAGGGGATGATGATCAATCAATTTATGCCTTTAGAGGAGCACATGCTagtgtttttaaaaaaattataaaagaatGTAATTGCCTACTATTTAAACTAAGTACAAACTTTCGAAGTACAAAAGAAATAGTAAGaatatcaaataatttaatattaaataatggaaGTTgtagaataaataaaaaaatatatacaaataatataccaGGACAAAAAGCAACTTTTGaaattttcaaaacaaATGATGATCAAATATCATATGTGTTAGctcaaattatttttttaaaaaaaatatataatttaaaatttagcGATTTTGCTATATTATCTCGTACTAATAAAACTTTAAAAGAAActcttataaatatgaacaagtatgaaattaaaaaaaagtctttaaaaatgtttcgagagttttgtaaaaatttagaaaataaaaatatacccAGTGATACTCATGAAAATAGTtcgaaaaatgaaaaacaatATGAGTCTACAACTGGAAACATGACAAATGTAAAAAGTCAGGAGGATAGTGTCTCTTCAAAAAAGGAAGTTCCCTCTGATAAAATGAAAGAAGAGTGGAGCGAAGTAAATATTGGCACTTTTAATATACcaataaaagaattaaataaaaaaaaatcattttttggaTCGAAAGAAATTATTCAATTGATAACATTACTTcgttttttaataaacgTAAATGATGATgtagtttttttaaaatcttttaaaattataaaaaatagtaaattgataaaaataattattcacAAGCTAGCTAATAATCATATTGGACAAACTCATAATGCTAaagacaataataataggaACAATCATAGAAACAAATCaagtaaagaaaatatgcCTCTCTTTGAAAAAGTTAAAACTATTTCACAGTTGTATATTTTGTCTAAGAGAAAAGAACTTAGCACCGATCAGCTAgccattttaaatatatttacagaaaatgaaataagaGTTATTCttgactttttttttgtagtaAACCATTTTCTTAACATTTGTTCGAAGCATAATTCAGTTTACACTTTGGTAatggatatattaaaaaaaacaaactttataaaaaaaataatgaaaaaaatagaagagAGTGCAGAAAATGCTGCTAACACAATGAATGATGAACAGTCTGATTTGGTGAacgataataataattcatcCCATATGGAAAATGCAACAAACTGTAAAagtgaaaatgatatatccACAGTAAGCCATAAATCAggtattgaaaataatagtaaagaaaaagaaagtgCACATATAAAGAATGGCGTTAATACAGTGGATTATCAAAATGCGCATGGAAAAAAACGGACGTTTGAGGAATGTAATGACAATGCAGAAATaatcaataataataataaggaAAACCCTAACATAATAAACGAGttagaaattaaaaataatttaaaggCGCTCTTCAACATAAATGAAGAAGACTATAATCATAGtcaaatacaaaatatatttatatttttagaaataaCAAGAGAATATAAACCCAATTTAATGGAACAAACATGCTATGATTgtttaatatgttttttgaatgattttaaaaataatatgcatgaaaaattgttaattgAAAAAGTTACATTAACAACTATACACAAATCAAAAGGATTAGAATGGAAGgttgtatttattataaatgttATAGAGGGTGAAATACCTCATGTTTctgcaaataataatgaaatcattgaagaaagaaaaattttcTATGTAGGTATAACAAGagcaaaatatatattatacttatTATGTTATGTACAAAATACTCATATGTCTGAAAAAAACACTATATCACGatttatatatcaaatGAAGATTTAA